From a region of the Argiope bruennichi chromosome 8, qqArgBrue1.1, whole genome shotgun sequence genome:
- the LOC129981443 gene encoding uncharacterized protein LOC129981443, translating into MPCSCGNTNCPCGIPCCCSEESCKCQTCAIALSSFCKICNKPLITEGQTDVDKCSCFIRESTALIFENRNNPRFRMGSMPMPVGYFVSGKLMVNVMIPVPVLNFPQLIPQQPVCLMPPPPSIQVDSGNIFPSFISDENVINPSSTEENSGSLSTAELHQILNKSSEESRNPTYRLEPSANICIKGAQNTKISCQEACPSLESLQSTNENQSVNIVQNTKSKIKECEEFSSTESHQLLDKSNEQSGNHPSTSISLNASTTNENACPAPESSQSVDKNQIVNTAPNKKLETEEHANIQEPSLYLPSITIGNISHPVGLADPIWRLSNPAFCSAGNYDSSLKLYNPFYVSELVNVTETVATHKKDSCLLIPVLNFEGNSTQCFTKNADNVQTDSTISLQKNRQPLDPTKIMEQSNVVTNGEYVEFAVSSNGAEGSECVVPTTLVGQSNHLQVFPTNGIAHQMLGNTLPEASNDQWQQGTWWDNFSQFSLPTAPVTQYIQENLIPSQTSGFQNMFTPSNNKNKERNEYLLSDNNLFVSEMNRRNNEDSALHNSIPLYLDPSTTQKMEKLLKSALRLNVNSPTSSEKSS; encoded by the exons ATGCCTTGTTCTTGCGGTA ataCGAATTGTCCATGCGGAATACCATGTTGTTGCTCGGAGGAATCATGCAAGTGTCAAACTTGTGCAATAGCATTGTCTAGCTTCTGTAAAATCTGTAACAAACCATTAATTACTGAAGGACAGACAGATGTAGACAAATGTTCTTGCTTTATTAGAGAATCTACTGCCTTGATATTTGAAAATCGGAACAATCCACGATTTCGAATGGGTAGTATGCCTATGCCAGTTGGCTATTTTGTGTCTGGTAAATTAATGGTTAATGTAATGATTCCTGTTCCCGTTTTGAACTTTCCGCAATTAATACCCCAGCAACCAGTTTGCTTGATGCCTCCTCCACCATCAATTCAAGTAGATTCTGGGAACATTTTCCCTTCTTTTATCTCTGACGAGAATGTAATAAATCCCTCTAGCACGGAAGAAAATTCTGGTTCACTTTCTACCGCagaattgcatcaaattttgaacaaatcgaGTGAAGAATCCCGTAACCCAACATACAGACTAGAGCCTTCTGCCAACATCTGCATAAAGGgtgcacaaaatacaaaaatatcttgTCAGGAAGCATGCCCTTCACTAGAATCCTTGCAATCCACAAATGAAAATCAAAGTGTAAATATAGTACAAAAtacaaaatcgaaaataaaagaaTGCGAAGAATTTTCAAGCACAGAATCGCATCAGTTGTTGGACAAATCCAATGAGCAGTCCGGCAATCATCCTTCAACCAGCATCAGTTTGAATGCAAGTACAACCAATGAGAATGCATGTCCCGCACCAGAGTCCTCACAATCTGTAGATAAAAATCAGATTGTGAACACTGCACCAAACAAAAAATTGGAAACTGAAGAACATGCAAATATACAAGAGCCATCTTTATATCTACCTTCTATCACGATTGGCAATATTTCTCATCCTGTTGGGTTAGCGGATCCCATTTGGAGATTGTCGAATCCTGCATTTTGTTCTGCAGGTAATTATGACTCGAGTTTAAAGCTCTATAATCCATTTTATGTTTCTGAATTAGTTAATGTCACAGAAACAGTGGCTACTCACAAGAAAGATAGTTGCTTGCTTATTCCTGTTCTAAATTTTGAAGGTAATAGTACGCAATGCTTCACAAAGAATGCAGATAATGTACAAACAGACAGTACCATATCCTTACAAAAGAATCGGCAACCATTAGATCCGACAAAAATAATGGAACAATCAAATGTAGTGACTAATGGAGAATATGTTGAATTTGCAGTTTCGTCCAATGGCGCTGAAGGAAGCGAATGTGTTGTTCCTACCACATTGGTTGGACAGAGCAACCATCTGCAGGTTTTTCCTACAAATGGTATTGCTCACCAAATGTTAGGTAATACCCTTCCTGAAGCATCTAATGACCAATGGCAACAAGGGACATGGTGGgacaatttttcacaattttctttaCCAACTGCGCCAGTAACGCAGTATATACAGGAAAATTTGATTCCCAGTCAGACTTCAGGATTTCAGAATATGTTTACCCCgtctaataataaaaacaaggaaCGAAACGAATATTTGCTAAgcgataataatttatttgtctcGGAAATGAACCGCAGGAATAACGAAGATAGTGCTTTACATAACTCCATACCACTCTATTTAGATCCTAGTACTACTCAGAAGATggaaaaacttttgaaatctgCTCTACGGTTAAATGTTAATTCACCAACTTCTAGTGAAAAGTCTTCTTAA
- the LOC129980943 gene encoding oplophorus-luciferin 2-monooxygenase non-catalytic subunit-like → MMLFAFALVLLQAVAIQGSFVNLCPSFEDLAPCNCVSDGKTIRVDCIQVNDIEEARKAVHSTEGIKRVFIDFLRSSLDKVPSDLFKGLHVTKLSFTNCKLKTFGDEGRSALEGLEDIIEEFSIHFSFMGENDLKFLNVSSLRVLEDLEIEGNDIHELSNEWFRNGPVSVKNLFIMTNFIEKLGDRAFASLKNLRNLWLTGNKFKTLKRTMFPYPATHLTSLDLTNNDISAIPEDLFIGMPSLKEVILAENHIKRVPESTWSLIWGQVTRVYLESNPLECDSHIEWMFKVARPYVLKGKCVSPAERKDVDLKRIIDDKQRDEDYDDF, encoded by the exons ATGATGTTATTCGCATTCGCTCTCGTGTTGCTGCAAGCTGTGGCTATACAGGGTTCTTTCGTCAATCTTTGTCCATCTTTCGAAGACCTGGCGCCTTGCAATTGCGTGAGCGATGGCAAGACCATACGGGTGGACTGCATCCAGGTGAACGATATAGAGGAGGCTCGGAAGGCCGTGCACAGCACAGAAGGGATCAAGAGGGTCTTCATAGATTTCCTTAGATCCAGTCTGGACAAGGTGCCATCTGATCTTTTTAAAGGTCTGCATGTAACCAAGCTTTCTTTCACCAACTGCAAGCTAAAGACTTTCGGCGATGAAGGGAGATCTGCTCTCGAGGGTTTGGAAGATATTATTGAA GAATTTTCCATCCACTTCAGCTTTATGGGTGAGAACGATCTGAAGTTCTTGAATGTGTCTTCGCTTCGAGTCCTCGAAGATCTTGAGATTGAAGGCAATGACATCCACGAGCTCAGCAACGAGTGGTTCAGGAACGGACCTGTGAGCGTCAAGAACCTCTTCATCATGACGAATTTCATCGAGAAGTTAGGGGACAGAGCTTTTGCATCTCTCAAGAATCTGAGAAACCTTTGGCTTACAGGAaacaaattcaaaactttgaaaaggaCCATGTTCCCCTATCCTGCAACGCACCTTACTTCGCTAGATCTCAc CAATAATGATATCTCTGCTATACCTGAAGACTTATTCATTGGAATGCCTTCGTTAAAGGAAGTAATTCTTGCCGAAAATCATATTAAACGGGTGCCAGAGTCTACGTGGTCACTTATCTGGGGCCAAGTTACCCGAGTATACCTAGAAA gcAACCCCTTGGAGTGCGACTCCCACATTGAGTGGATGTTCAAAGTAGCACGACCATACGTTCTTAAAGGGAAGTGTGTTTCACCTGCTGAAAGAAAAGATGTCGATCTGAAAAGAATTATTGACGACAAACAAAGAGACGAAGACTACGACGATTTTTAA